The region GCAAAGCCAATTTCGAGCAACTCTGCCGCCATGACTGGCACGGAACCGTATCCTGCCCGGCCTGCGGCGGCAAAGACCTCGCCAGAACACTATCCGCCTTCTGCTCGCCCGGCACCGGCGGCGGTAAAAATTGCGCCGGATGCGCCGGCGGCAACTGCGCCTCGTGTAAATAGTTGTCACAGGTGCGCCCCTTTCGTCATAAACTTATAGCGAGTATGATGGGAAGGGGCGAGGTGCAGTGAAACTCAAAGTTTACTCGATGTCCGTACCGCGGCCGCTGCGGAGAATATTGCGGATTTTTTGTAAAAATGGCTAAATACGGTAATACTAATAACCGCCTGAAACAGGCGGTTATCTATTTATGCACGCTCCGCGCAGACTGTCGGCGGCCCCATTCTTTCCACGC is a window of Selenomonadales bacterium 4137-cl DNA encoding:
- a CDS encoding zinc ribbon domain-containing protein; this encodes MPIYEFKCNQCKANFEQLCRHDWHGTVSCPACGGKDLARTLSAFCSPGTGGGKNCAGCAGGNCASCK